One part of the Candidatus Aegiribacteria sp. genome encodes these proteins:
- a CDS encoding SH3 domain-containing protein, whose translation MIPEDQNGNDIHAVWNSITVTGSIVNLRSGPGTCYSILGQVQEGDSLQVTGGIDDWYRVYIPCMSLFAWVYSPLTSRTELP comes from the coding sequence GTGATTCCTGAAGATCAGAATGGAAACGATATTCATGCGGTATGGAATTCCATCACAGTAACCGGCAGTATTGTCAATCTCCGTTCCGGCCCTGGAACATGCTACTCAATACTTGGGCAGGTTCAGGAAGGAGATTCTCTTCAGGTGACCGGTGGTATTGACGACTGGTACAGGGTTTATATTCCATGTATGTCTTTATTTGCCTGGGTTTACAGCCCGTTAACTTCACGAACGGAGCTTCCCTGA
- the ispH gene encoding 4-hydroxy-3-methylbut-2-enyl diphosphate reductase — protein MSVITARTAGFCWGVRRAVDMVLAELRKGGDPYAVYGELVHNPQVLRALEERGVSICMNPESMNRGTLFLRTHGTVLERRTQLNKLPLKIKDLTCPRVGRALAIAKKKCREGYDVIVLGDHSHQEVRSILSYAGERAHVISAPEEISTLSGISKPYLLSQTTQNTETFEKTKNALQEEYPELEYAFTICNSTSLRQDELRHLCDNADCVVVVGGKNSANTARLVEIAKEEGLPSFHIETYEELDADELGKYENVLLTAGASTPSWSIRKVREKLLEIQGGGLRTGRIRKFLQNMIFGNFHILPVTFILGAAGACILNIDSWLMPVMAASLFLYAVHTVTCVLESGYSRPSGLRRQEFIRTHRIVLTVISIMAFIGSLILSIFLNPLWPIILGAMLSAFLLYSIPLIRKVYPFRGLRALPGSRDLMFAGAWSFLLAFLPGYISAGETIVPGTVIWAAALFFLFLNRCLLTDLVDLQGDALMGMDTIPIHAGKARSIILFWMCFSITSVLLVAGIVSGHLPGGTAAFIPGLLSLAAGFMVLARTPFPSELAKRVISDGSLFAAGLFPVVVCIAGW, from the coding sequence GTGAGCGTAATCACCGCCCGCACGGCAGGTTTCTGCTGGGGTGTCCGCAGAGCTGTTGATATGGTTCTGGCAGAACTCCGGAAAGGTGGTGATCCATACGCGGTTTATGGTGAACTGGTTCACAATCCTCAGGTACTGCGTGCGCTTGAGGAAAGGGGTGTAAGCATATGCATGAACCCGGAGAGCATGAACCGGGGCACCCTCTTTCTCAGAACCCATGGAACCGTACTGGAAAGACGTACGCAATTGAACAAGCTTCCTCTGAAGATAAAGGATCTGACCTGCCCCAGAGTTGGCAGAGCACTTGCGATAGCAAAGAAGAAATGCCGGGAAGGATACGATGTGATCGTACTGGGCGACCATTCGCACCAGGAAGTCAGATCAATCCTGTCGTATGCGGGAGAGAGGGCGCATGTCATTTCAGCGCCGGAAGAGATTTCGACTTTGTCCGGTATCTCAAAACCGTATCTCCTTTCCCAGACTACACAGAATACAGAAACCTTCGAGAAAACGAAAAATGCTCTTCAGGAAGAGTATCCCGAACTGGAATATGCTTTCACTATCTGCAATTCAACGAGCCTTCGACAGGATGAGCTGCGGCATCTGTGTGATAATGCTGATTGTGTTGTTGTTGTAGGAGGGAAGAACAGCGCGAATACAGCAAGGCTTGTAGAGATAGCAAAAGAGGAAGGGCTGCCTTCGTTTCATATTGAGACGTACGAAGAACTCGATGCCGATGAGCTGGGAAAATACGAAAACGTGCTTTTAACCGCCGGAGCATCCACTCCAAGCTGGAGTATCAGAAAAGTCAGAGAAAAGCTTCTTGAAATTCAGGGAGGAGGTTTGAGAACGGGACGAATCCGGAAATTTCTTCAGAATATGATTTTCGGCAATTTCCATATTTTGCCTGTAACGTTCATACTGGGTGCCGCGGGAGCATGCATACTGAACATAGATAGCTGGCTGATGCCGGTAATGGCTGCATCCCTGTTCCTGTACGCTGTTCACACTGTTACGTGTGTGCTGGAATCAGGATACTCCCGGCCGTCCGGATTGAGAAGGCAGGAATTCATAAGAACGCATCGTATCGTTCTCACCGTTATATCTATCATGGCGTTTATTGGATCTCTCATTCTTTCAATCTTTCTCAATCCACTCTGGCCTATAATACTTGGAGCGATGCTTTCGGCTTTTCTGCTGTATTCCATACCTCTGATCCGCAAAGTTTATCCATTCAGAGGATTGAGAGCACTTCCGGGTTCCCGGGACCTGATGTTCGCCGGAGCATGGTCATTTCTTCTTGCATTTCTTCCCGGGTATATATCTGCCGGTGAGACCATTGTCCCTGGAACGGTGATCTGGGCGGCAGCTTTATTCTTTCTCTTTCTGAACCGATGCCTTCTGACGGATCTTGTAGATCTGCAGGGCGATGCTCTGATGGGTATGGATACGATACCAATACATGCAGGAAAGGCCAGAAGCATTATACTGTTCTGGATGTGTTTTTCAATTACATCAGTTCTTCTCGTTGCGGGTATTGTGTCGGGGCATCTTCCAGGCGGTACTGCAGCGTTCATTCCCGGGCTGCTTTCTCTTGCGGCCGGATTCATGGTTTTAGCAAGAACTCCATTTCCCTCGGAGCTGGCGAAGCGGGTAATTTCGGACGGAAGCCTGTTCGCGGCTGGATTGTTTCCTGTAGTAGTATGTATTGCAGGATGGTAA
- the purB gene encoding adenylosuccinate lyase: MIERYSIPEMRDIWTTESRYSRWLEIELLAVEARVESGSVPVEDFERIKEKASFDADRVAEIENTVRHDVIAFLTSVSESLGPESRHIHYGMTSSDILDTCFATQIRDSGELIMKELDALGEALKGLIQRTRGVLCIGRSHGMFAEPTTLGLKFAGFYSEYLRVRKRLNDGLNSACVGKISGAVGTYAHLDPMVEEYVCGKLGIGIENVATQVVARDRHADFIYALASTGGLLDRLGTEVRHLQRSEVGEAEESFGKGQKGSSAMPHKRNPIISERLCGLARMLRGYLIPSLENTVLWHERDISHSSVERFIFPDACGITMYALRKAVSLVSGLKIFSKAVAGNIDSAGDRFFSQTILLALIDAGLTREEAYRLVQNVAMSAMENEKGLLDMVKNDRKIGEYITRDEIDRRCTLEYHLRNENNTLDRLGL; this comes from the coding sequence ATGATTGAACGTTACTCAATTCCAGAAATGAGAGATATCTGGACGACGGAATCCAGGTATTCCCGTTGGCTTGAGATAGAACTGCTCGCAGTTGAGGCGAGGGTTGAATCAGGCTCTGTTCCCGTGGAGGATTTTGAAAGAATAAAGGAGAAGGCTTCCTTTGACGCAGATCGTGTTGCCGAGATCGAGAACACAGTACGCCACGATGTCATAGCCTTCCTTACCAGCGTATCGGAAAGCCTTGGACCTGAGTCCAGACATATTCATTACGGTATGACATCAAGTGACATACTCGATACGTGTTTTGCAACGCAGATAAGGGACAGCGGAGAACTAATCATGAAAGAGCTGGACGCCCTTGGAGAAGCCCTTAAAGGTCTTATCCAGAGGACCCGGGGTGTTCTGTGCATCGGAAGAAGTCATGGTATGTTCGCGGAACCCACAACACTTGGCCTGAAGTTCGCCGGCTTCTATTCCGAATACTTAAGAGTACGAAAGCGGCTTAATGACGGGTTGAATTCAGCCTGCGTTGGTAAGATATCCGGTGCGGTTGGAACCTATGCTCATCTTGACCCCATGGTTGAAGAGTACGTATGCGGTAAGCTTGGAATAGGGATCGAGAACGTTGCCACTCAGGTTGTTGCCCGTGACAGGCATGCGGATTTCATTTACGCCCTTGCCTCGACAGGCGGTTTGCTGGACAGGCTGGGAACGGAAGTAAGGCATCTCCAGAGATCCGAAGTAGGGGAGGCTGAGGAATCCTTCGGGAAAGGTCAGAAGGGTTCAAGCGCCATGCCTCATAAGAGGAATCCTATAATCAGTGAGAGGCTTTGCGGTCTTGCCAGAATGTTGAGGGGATACCTTATACCATCCCTTGAGAATACGGTTCTCTGGCATGAACGCGACATCAGTCATTCCTCCGTGGAACGCTTCATTTTTCCCGATGCCTGCGGTATAACCATGTACGCGCTCAGAAAGGCGGTTTCCCTGGTATCCGGATTGAAGATATTCTCAAAGGCTGTTGCAGGTAATATCGATTCAGCCGGTGACAGGTTCTTTTCCCAGACGATTCTGCTGGCGCTTATCGATGCAGGTCTTACAAGAGAAGAAGCGTACAGGCTGGTTCAGAACGTAGCGATGAGCGCAATGGAGAATGAAAAGGGTCTACTGGATATGGTAAAGAATGATCGCAAAATCGGGGAGTATATCACCCGTGATGAAATCGACAGAAGATGTACCCTTGAATATCACCTCCGAAATGAGAATAATACTCTTGACAGACTTGGTCTATAG